The DNA region attattaaaaatttatgttatgtattaCAGCTATTGTAAAAGCTATGCCAGCATTATGAGACCTAACATTGTAATATATCTCTTATGTGAATCAAAAACTCTgttcaaaaaaacaatatgtatgtatgtacctttgaaataaaataaattcaaaatagacttatttttttaatccttTGTAGTGTAATATGGCCCTAGAAGACTATTTAGCATACATTATTATCTCTTAATACTTATGcgaaatttagttttattttacgatCGAACATGGGATGGCATTGAGGTGTGTATGTGGCATATGGATGGCTGTAAGTTATGATTCTATTGTCACGTGGCAGACTCGAGACAAAGcaaaatactgttacatacccattaatataaaaatgtatagtaaTATTAGATCTCACGACTTTCAGCTAATACCGCTCAATATGCACATTATGTATTCAACACATTGGACCAAGATAGGAGTGGACTGCTCAGTTTTGAGGTAAGATATAGATAGAGATACTTTGGATGACTTTAAATAGCGAAAACTACCTAGTTTTACGATACTTGAAACAAAAACGTTTCAGTTATAATTTCATAAGTAACAAACCAAAAGGCGTAGCTGACACCAGAATGACGTAGGGCTAACGATTCAAAATTCTAGATTGAAACttcaatagttatttatttatcactcGGCTGGCTCGACGACCCAAAATGATATGTGGCCTTCATCTTAGTATACGCCTATTTCATTGTTCAAGTTTCATAATATCCTTCAGGAATTTGTTACTGGTTTATCGGTGCTATCGAGAGGAACAATAGAAGAGAAGCTGCAGTGGACCTTCTCGCTTTACGATATCAACGGAGATGGATATATAACGAAGGAAGAAATGACTGAAATAGTAACCGCGATTTATGATCTAATGGGCAAGATCGTGGAACCAATGATAGACGACGATGCCATTCGAGAAAAAGTTGAAAGATTGTTTCAAGTAGGTTTTTTTGCTGTTTAACGAAAACAATTTTAGAAACGGCAAAGtcaatgaatatttatttcaaaaagatcaaaataataacataccGTTAACCACCACTTTATGTAGTTTCGATTCAAATTCAATacatagatttatatattacttttaaaacgcCTGATACAATTTCATACTGCCAAATGTTACTAGAGGGTTTAATTCCAATATCCTTACTTTCCGTGATTTAATCTACTCTTAGTTAATAGTAGGCTACTAAGAGTAACTTATCCACGTTAAAAGTCagcaataaataagaaaatctgTTTTCAGAAAATGGACTTAAATCGTGACGGGGTCCTTACACTTGACGAGTTTTTGGACTGCTGTTTACGCGACGAAGATATAATTCG from Pieris brassicae chromosome 2, ilPieBrab1.1, whole genome shotgun sequence includes:
- the LOC123720355 gene encoding Kv channel-interacting protein 4, with translation MSYKNLDYSEFEDLGEQLPRYRPDSIAALRRLTRFTEPELKRLYRGFKAECPTGVVREETFKLIYSQFFPQGANTAQYAHYVFNTLDQDRSGLLSFEEFVTGLSVLSRGTIEEKLQWTFSLYDINGDGYITKEEMTEIVTAIYDLMGKIVEPMIDDDAIREKVERLFQKMDLNRDGVLTLDEFLDCCLRDEDIIRSMGVFDSTF